Within the Borreliella valaisiana VS116 genome, the region CATAGAATATGAAGCATTTACAAATCTTCATATTAAAAAAAATCAAGTTAAAATTTACAATACAATCAATAATGAAGAAGAAAAAAATATAAAAATAAATTACTCTTACAAGATAAAATATTCAGGAATATTACCTAAAGCAGAAATATATAAAAACCTTGAATACTTCAAACTAACAAATGATAAAGAGATTGAAAATCTAAAAACCTTAAAATTAAATTAATCTTCAAAATTAATCCTTTTTTTCCTATTACTGAAACTCTGAAAAGCATAATCAATCAAATTATCCACTAAGTCTTTAAACTGAAGACCATCATGACTACACATTTTAGCAAACATAGATATATCAGTAAATCCCGGAATAGTATTTATTTCATTAAGATAAATTGTTCCCGATTTTTTTTCAACAAAAAAATCAACTCTTGCCATACCTCTGAGTCCTAAATTCTTATAAACAAGAAAAGCATATTCTTTAATGGTTAACAATTGATTTGTCTCAAGATATGCGGGAATATTAAAAATAATAGAATTTCCAGGAATAACAGAATATTTAGCATCATAATCATAAAATATAAAATCCTGAACAACAACCTCTCCGGGGGAAAATATTTTAATCTTTTCATTTCCAATAACAGAACATTCGATCTCTCTAGCCTCAATAAATTTTTCTATTACAATAGTAAGGTCATACTTTAAAGATTCCTTAATAAAGGATTCAATCTGATTTTCACTGTAGGCTACATTTATTCCAATCGAAGACCCTAATACTGCGGGTTTAATAATAACAGGATAGCCTAAAACTTCCTTTACATCTCTTTTTATTTCCTCTTTATCTAAAAAATAATCATATTGCCTAAATCCAATAAAAGGCACTAAGGGGATATTAAAACTTTTAAGCAAAAGTTTGCAAAAATACTTATTGCTAGAAATAGCACTCCCCATAATACCAGCACCAACACAAGGAATATCCATAACTTTTAAAACCCCCTGAATAGCACCATCCTCACCCGTTCTTCCATGAACAACAGGGAAAACAACATCAATTTCAAGATTTTTGTTATTTGCAAAAATTCCAAAACCTGGCAATAGACTGACAACAGGCAAAACATCTATATTGATGGGTTTTGGTGGATCAGAAACAGACTCCAATAAATACCAAATACCTGTACACTTATCAATATAAACAGGATAAATATTATATTTATCAAGATCTAAAAGGGTCAAATAAATGCCATAAGCAGATTTACAAGAAATTTCATGTTCAAAAGAAACACCGCCAAATATTAACATAAGATTTTTTTTCACATCACTTCTCCTTTTCTGATTTTTCTAAACTCAAAATAGCATTTTTAACTACCTCTTGTTCATTCCAAAAAATTTCTCCATTTTTATAAATTATTGAACTTTCATGACCTTTGCCTAAAGTTACAATCAAATCCCCTGCCCTTGCAAGACTTATTGCTTTTTCAATAGCTTGTTTTCTATCAGGAATAAAAAATAAATCCTGATTTGCAACTTTATTAACAATTCCTTTTGCAATATCTTTAATTATACACATGCTATTCTCGCCTCTTGGATCTTCATCACAAAGCACTATTAAATCAGAATAACTATCTGAAATTTGACCTTGCAAAAATCTTTTTGCAAAATCCCTTTCTCCTGCAGAGCCAAAAACAGAAATCAATCTATTTGTAGTAAATTTTTTAAAAATAGGAAAAAGTTTAGAAAAAGCACCAGGGGTATGGGCATAATCAATTATTACAGAAAAATTTTGCCCCAAATTAATACTATCCATACGCCCATCAAGACTTTTAATACAACTGAGATTGTCAACAATGTCTTGAATATCGCTATTTAAAATTTTAGAAACTAAAATAAGAGCAGCCATTACATTCTCAACATTAAAACTCCCCAGCAGGTTAACATTAGCAAAATATTTAACACCTTTATGATAAAATTCAAACTCGGTAGAATCTGTTTTTTCATTAATAAAACTAACAAAAAAATCTGCTTGACTATTTTTTAAACTATAAGTAAAAGATTTTTTAATAGCATTCTTAAAATCATAAGAATAAAAGTCGTCAAGATTAATAACACCAAAACCAGCATCATCACTAACAGCTCGAAAAAGGCCTAACTTTACATTCAAATAATTTTGAATTGTACCATGAAATTCAAGATGCTCATGTCCAATATTAGTAAAAACAGCTGCAAAATAATTAACATCAATAAGTCTTGCTGTTTCAAGGTCAAGGCCATGAGAAGTAGATTCAAGAATTGCATATTGAACCTTATTTTTAACCATATTGCTTAAAAATAAATGTATTTCTGTAGACTCAGGGGTTGATTGTCTGTAAGGATTTTTAATCAAATTCCCATTCCCATCGTCAAAAAATACCGTCGATATAAAACCTACTTTAACACCCTTTTTTCTTAAAAGAAGGTATATATAATAACAAACAGAACTTTTACCGTCAGTACCAGTGACTCCAATAACCTTTAATTTTTTTGAAGGCTCATCATAAAAAATATTTGAAAAATTAGACATAAATTTTTTTATGTTAAAGTCATCTATTTTAATATAAGTAACATTGGGATTGTAAAAATCCAAATCTCTTGAACATACAATAACATTACTGCCATTTTGAATTGCAATTTCAATAAAATCATGTCCATCAAAATGAATTCCTGAAAGAGCAAAAAATACAAAACCAGGTAAAACTAATTTAGAGCTGTAAGTAATTCCCGATATTTCTAAGTCAAGAGAACCTTTTACATATTTTATTAAATCTTGATCTAATTTTAATAAAACGTCATTAAGTTTTTTCTTCATACATTAAAAGTTTACATAAAACTAATAAAAATAGCTAAGAAATTCAAAATTATGCTTAAATAGAAAATATATTTACAATTTTCTATTTTTTTAATAAACTAAGCAATGTTACAAGGCGCTGTACCCAAGTGGCTAAGGGAGAAGTCTGCAAAACTTTGATTCGCCGGTTCGATTCCGGTCAGCGCCTTATAAGGTCAAATCAAAAATATTTTTATTTCTTAAGAGTATAATTTAAAGCATTTTTATTAAAGATAAATTAAAATAATACATATATGTTAGAATTAATCGTGATACTACTATTTATAATATTATCTGCTGTTTTCTCAGCATCTGAGACAGCTTACACTTCCTTGAGCATAATTCAAATACAAGACATAAGAAAAAAAGGAAAATCGGGCATATCGGTGTACAACTTGGTTCAATCTCCTTCAAAATTAATCACTACTATTCTTATTGGCAACAATATATCAAATATTGCAGCAAGTACACTTACAACAAAATTTGTACTTGAAAAATACGGAAACAGCGCACTGGCAGTATCAACAGGCCTAATAACAGTAATCGTTTTAATTTTTGCAGAAATACTTCCAAAACAAATTGCAATTCTAAATAATGAAATCATTGCTCTATCTACTTCATTTTTTTTAAAACCATTAATTTTTATATTTACTCCATTAATATATATAATAAATAAAATAATAAAAAAAATATTAAATCTCTTTAAAATTAAAACTAGCCATAAAATGACTAAAGAGAGCATAAAAAATATGCTCTCTTTAGCAGGAAATTTGGGAATTTTAAAAAACGACTCTAGAATATTTATGCAAAAAATGCTAGATATAGATCAAGTAAGAGCTTCTGAGATCATGACTCACAGAACAGAGGTTTTTTCACTCTCAAGCTCATCAAAACTAAAAAATGTAATCAAATTGATCAAAGAGGAAGGATATTCTAGAATTCCCATATACAAAGGTCAAAACAGAGAACAGATAATTGGAATTTTAATAGCTAAAGATCTTATAGAAGTCAATAAAAAAGACATGAATAAAAATGTTTCTCAATTTATTAAACCGGCTGTATTTGTACAACAAAATAAAAGAATAAAAGACATATTAGATATTATGAGAAAAAAGCAAAAAATAATGGCAATCGTAATTGACGAGTATGGTGGTTTTTCAGGAATACTTACAATAGAAGACATAGTAGAAAAAATTTTTGGAGCAATATCTGACGAATACGACATTAAAGAGGAAAAACCTCTTATTACACAAATCAACAACAATACTTACTCAATACTTGGAGAAACTACTTTTGACGAGATCGAAGAGATAATTGGAATATCTATTAAACATAAAGAGTATACAAATACAATTGGGGGATACTTAATAGATCTGCTTGATAAAATACCAACAAAAAACGAAACCGTAAAAACAGCTGATGGAGAATATTTTATTAAGAAAATTCAGAATAATAAAATTGAAACAATAACCTTTATCAAATCTAAAAATTAGCGATAAAATTCGCTTACAAAATTTAAATAATTAAAAACATTGGGAGAAACAAATGTTTGACATAAAACAAATTTTTAATAAAACTTATGAATATTTAGTAATTATTATTACTTTAGTACTAATATTAATAATAATTATTGCAAACATATTCATAGTAGGGCCATCAGAAGAGGCAATTGTACTTCGCCTTGGCAAGCTTAACAGAACTCTTGATTCAGGAATACATGTTAAGATTCCGTTAATTGAAGAAAAATTTATCGTACCTGTAAAAATAGTCCAAGAAATTAAATTTGGATTTCTAATGTCTCCAAACGATTTTAGAGAAAATGATAATTCAGGCGATGAGAGCATGATTATCACTGGAGATTTAAATATCATAAATATTGAATGGTTAGTGCAATACAAAATAAGAGATCCTTACTCATTTAAATTTAAAGTAGAAGATCCCGAGACAACAATCAAGGATATTGCAAAGTCATCAATGAATAGATTAATTGGAGACAATACTATTTTTGAAATAATCAATGACAACAGAGTGGGAGTTACAGAAGGTGTAAAATCTTCTATGAATGAAATAATAGATAATTATAATTTAGGAATTGATGTAGTGCAAGTACAAATTAGAAATGCCCTGCCACCAAAAGGAAAAGTTTACGAAGCTTTTGAAGATGTAAACATTGCCATTCAAGACAAAAATAAATACATAAACGAGGGAAAAAAAGAATTTAATCAAATAGTTCCCAAAATCAAAGGTGAAGCATTAAAGGTTATTGAAGAAGCCAGAGGATACAAAGAAAGCAGAATAAACAATGCATTAGCAGACACAGAAATTTTTAATGCCATACTAGACGCTTACTTAAAAAATCCAGATATTACAAAAGAAAGGCTTTACAATGAAACTATGAAGGAAATACTTGAAAACAAAGATAATATTGAATTAATTGACAAAAACTTAAAAAATTTTCTACCATTTAAAGAGGTGAAATAAATGAAATTTATAATAAATCTTTTATTATCCACTGTAAAAATTACAATCTTTGCAATAATAGTTTGCTTGACTATTTTATCTATTTTTCAACCAATTTATATTTTGAAAGAAAATGAAATTTCAATAACTACTCGACTTGGAAAAATTCAAAGAACTGAAAGCTTAGCTGGGCTTAAATATAAAATCCCATTAATTGAAAATGTACAAATATTCCCCAAAATCATTCTTAGATGGGATGGAGAACCTCAAAGAATCCCAACAGGAGGAGAAGAAAAGCAATTAATATGGATTGATACAACGGCCAGATGGAAAATTGCAGACATAAATAAATTTTATACAACAATAAAAACAATGAATAGAGCTTACGTTAGAATTGATGCAGCAATTGAACCCGCTGTTAGAGGAGTTATTGCAAAATATCCTTTACTTGAAATTATAAGAAGTTCAAACGATCCAATTCAACGTTTGTCTAATGGAATACTTACTCCACAAGAAACAAAAATTAATGGGATTTACAAAATAACAAAAGGACGAAAAATAATCGAAAAAGAAATAATAAATATAGCAAACAACAATACCAAAGATATTGGGATTGAAATTGTAGACGTACTAATAAGAAAAGTTACTTATGATCCAAGCCTTATTGAATCCGTAAACAACAGAATGATTTCAGAAAGACAACAAATAGCAGAAGAACAAAGAAGCATAGGATTAGCTGAAAAAACAGAAATTCTTGGAAGCATAGAAAAAGAAAAGCTAAGCCTATTAAGTGAGGCAAAAGCCACTGCTGCAAAAATAAAAGCTGAAGGAGACCGAGAAGCCGCAAAAATTTATTCAAATACATATGGTAAAAATATTGAATTTTACAAATTTTGGCAGGCATTAGAAAGCTATAAAGCAGTATTAAAAGATAAAAGAAAAATTTTCTCAACAGATATGGATTTCTTTAAATATCTTCACAAAAGAAATTGAAAATTTATTTTGTATAAATTTTTTCTTTAAAAACTTGTGAAATAAAAATTCTAAATTACTGTTATTATAAATAAAGTGACAATTTAAGTCTTTATTTAAGTTTAAAAAACAAATAAAATCATTTAAAAAATCCCCAAGAAAAAATAATTGCTTATTTTAAAGCCCAAAGCTAACTATAAACCATT harbors:
- the hflC gene encoding protease modulator HflC; its protein translation is MKFIINLLLSTVKITIFAIIVCLTILSIFQPIYILKENEISITTRLGKIQRTESLAGLKYKIPLIENVQIFPKIILRWDGEPQRIPTGGEEKQLIWIDTTARWKIADINKFYTTIKTMNRAYVRIDAAIEPAVRGVIAKYPLLEIIRSSNDPIQRLSNGILTPQETKINGIYKITKGRKIIEKEIINIANNNTKDIGIEIVDVLIRKVTYDPSLIESVNNRMISERQQIAEEQRSIGLAEKTEILGSIEKEKLSLLSEAKATAAKIKAEGDREAAKIYSNTYGKNIEFYKFWQALESYKAVLKDKRKIFSTDMDFFKYLHKRN
- a CDS encoding UDP-N-acetylmuramoyl-L-alanyl-D-glutamate--2,6-diaminopimelate ligase; the encoded protein is MKKKLNDVLLKLDQDLIKYVKGSLDLEISGITYSSKLVLPGFVFFALSGIHFDGHDFIEIAIQNGSNVIVCSRDLDFYNPNVTYIKIDDFNIKKFMSNFSNIFYDEPSKKLKVIGVTGTDGKSSVCYYIYLLLRKKGVKVGFISTVFFDDGNGNLIKNPYRQSTPESTEIHLFLSNMVKNKVQYAILESTSHGLDLETARLIDVNYFAAVFTNIGHEHLEFHGTIQNYLNVKLGLFRAVSDDAGFGVINLDDFYSYDFKNAIKKSFTYSLKNSQADFFVSFINEKTDSTEFEFYHKGVKYFANVNLLGSFNVENVMAALILVSKILNSDIQDIVDNLSCIKSLDGRMDSINLGQNFSVIIDYAHTPGAFSKLFPIFKKFTTNRLISVFGSAGERDFAKRFLQGQISDSYSDLIVLCDEDPRGENSMCIIKDIAKGIVNKVANQDLFFIPDRKQAIEKAISLARAGDLIVTLGKGHESSIIYKNGEIFWNEQEVVKNAILSLEKSEKEK
- the hflK gene encoding FtsH protease activity modulator HflK: MFDIKQIFNKTYEYLVIIITLVLILIIIIANIFIVGPSEEAIVLRLGKLNRTLDSGIHVKIPLIEEKFIVPVKIVQEIKFGFLMSPNDFRENDNSGDESMIITGDLNIINIEWLVQYKIRDPYSFKFKVEDPETTIKDIAKSSMNRLIGDNTIFEIINDNRVGVTEGVKSSMNEIIDNYNLGIDVVQVQIRNALPPKGKVYEAFEDVNIAIQDKNKYINEGKKEFNQIVPKIKGEALKVIEEARGYKESRINNALADTEIFNAILDAYLKNPDITKERLYNETMKEILENKDNIELIDKNLKNFLPFKEVK
- a CDS encoding D-alanine--D-alanine ligase, whose amino-acid sequence is MKKNLMLIFGGVSFEHEISCKSAYGIYLTLLDLDKYNIYPVYIDKCTGIWYLLESVSDPPKPINIDVLPVVSLLPGFGIFANNKNLEIDVVFPVVHGRTGEDGAIQGVLKVMDIPCVGAGIMGSAISSNKYFCKLLLKSFNIPLVPFIGFRQYDYFLDKEEIKRDVKEVLGYPVIIKPAVLGSSIGINVAYSENQIESFIKESLKYDLTIVIEKFIEAREIECSVIGNEKIKIFSPGEVVVQDFIFYDYDAKYSVIPGNSIIFNIPAYLETNQLLTIKEYAFLVYKNLGLRGMARVDFFVEKKSGTIYLNEINTIPGFTDISMFAKMCSHDGLQFKDLVDNLIDYAFQSFSNRKKRINFED
- a CDS encoding hemolysin family protein, which translates into the protein MLELIVILLFIILSAVFSASETAYTSLSIIQIQDIRKKGKSGISVYNLVQSPSKLITTILIGNNISNIAASTLTTKFVLEKYGNSALAVSTGLITVIVLIFAEILPKQIAILNNEIIALSTSFFLKPLIFIFTPLIYIINKIIKKILNLFKIKTSHKMTKESIKNMLSLAGNLGILKNDSRIFMQKMLDIDQVRASEIMTHRTEVFSLSSSSKLKNVIKLIKEEGYSRIPIYKGQNREQIIGILIAKDLIEVNKKDMNKNVSQFIKPAVFVQQNKRIKDILDIMRKKQKIMAIVIDEYGGFSGILTIEDIVEKIFGAISDEYDIKEEKPLITQINNNTYSILGETTFDEIEEIIGISIKHKEYTNTIGGYLIDLLDKIPTKNETVKTADGEYFIKKIQNNKIETITFIKSKN